The following are from one region of the Magallana gigas chromosome 6, xbMagGiga1.1, whole genome shotgun sequence genome:
- the LOC105333747 gene encoding growth hormone secretagogue receptor type 1, translated as MEEIQNYTTLLIRNWTEDENITADVSYSDLKSEPFYILAIDLIKYCLPIIIFIGTFGNVMSFLIMVQREMRQTSTFFYLATLAVADTVVLYISAFKTWIMVLTGFELLHQGPAACKLSIFTTQFCVHFSAWLIVAVTVERFLAVWFPLRATTMCNLARAKFVTVMIAMIFILINSHIFWTAKLHTFRNGQVKCVPYAYENIVCKVFPWIYLVLYSFLPVLVLLLFNSLIIVNLIKSKPLFQAMTKNDQQARCDHQKLAVCLLVISFTWIITTMPRPLYPLFMEKPRSTTAQAEAVFIRTVCFLLMYINHAVNFFIYGLTGQRFRMELKRFLCRVHLRKQQPKPRLTFKSSGSGQESSLPLVSTPQTEMATFA; from the coding sequence ATGGAGGAAATTCAGAACTACACAACGTTGCTCATTAGAAACTGGACAGAAGATGAGAACATTACAGCCGACGTGTCTTACAGTGATTTAAAGTCGGAGCCGTTTTACATTTTAGCCATTGATTTGATAAAGTACTGTCTCccaatcattatttttattggaactTTTGGAAATGTGATGAGTTTTCTGATCATGGTCCAAAGGGAGATGAGGCAGACCTCCACCTTTTTCTACTTGGCCACTCTTGCTGTGGCAGACACTGTAGTGTTGTACATTAGTGCTTTCAAAACCTGGATAATGGTACTGACTGGCTTTGAATTGCTTCATCAGGGTCCTGCTGCTTGCAAACTCTCCATTTTCACGACCCAGTTCTGTGTCCATTTTTCTGCTTGGCTGATTGTGGCAGTTACAGTTGAACGCTTTCTAGCCGTGTGGTTTCCCCTCAGAGCCACCACTATGTGTAACTTAGCCAGAGCCAAGTTTGTCACTGTGATGATTGCTATgatctttattttaatcaacagCCACATTTTCTGGACAGCAAAGCTTCACACTTTTCGTAACGGCCAGGTGAAATGTGTGCCGTACGCATACGAGAACATAGTCTGTAAAGTGTTTCCCTGGATCTACCTTGTTCTGTATTCCTTCCTTCCCGTGTTGGTCCTGCTCCTGTTTAACTCTCTCATCATTGTCAACCTCATCAAGAGCAAGCCTCTGTTTCAGGCAATGACAAAGAATGACCAACAGGCGCGCTGTGACCACCAGAAGCTGGCGGTGTGCTTGCTGGTCATTTCTTTTACGTGGATTATCACCACCATGCCTCGGCCCCTCTACCCACTCTTCATGGAGAAACCAAGATCTACCACAGCACAAGCAGAGGCTGTGTTTATTAGAACAGTCTGTTTCCTTCTCATGTACATTAACCACGCTGTCAATTTTTTTATCTATGGACTGACAGGACAGAGATTCCGGATGGAGCTGAAGCGATTCCTGTGTCGTGTTCATCTTCGAAAACAACAGCCAAAACCGAGGCTAACATTCAAGTCCAGCGGTTCGGGTCAGGAGAGTTCTCTTCCCTTGGTAAGCACACCTCAGACTGAGATGGCCACCTTTGCCTGA